The following proteins come from a genomic window of Noviherbaspirillum sp. L7-7A:
- a CDS encoding copper oxidase, with protein MVSRRNFLASAATMVGAGVVTRVGAASLPEAVIMETAATQAPLAPPNGRPYHPVVTLNGWSLPWRMNNSVKEFHLVAEPVVREFAPGMKANLWGYNGQSPGPTIEVVEGDQVRIFVTNKLPEEHSIHWHGQRLPNGMDGVTGLTQPGIPPGKTFVYEFTAKRPGTFMYHPHADEMVQMAMGLMGFWVTHPKNPDFMRVDRDFVFLLGNYDIQPGSYTPKVSTMLDFNLWTINTRVFPGVDSMNVRQGDRVRIRMGNLTMTNHPFHLHGHEFAVTGTDGGWIRPEARFPEVTMDIGVGQMRALEFIADEPGDWPFHCHKSHHTMNAMGHNIPTMIGVDQKGIAEKINRLVPDYMAMGERGGAMGSMEMPLPDNTLPMATGEGPFGNIEMGGMFTTVKVRKEQKPGDYSDPGWYKHPKGSVAYEWTGNVPAATRAPGASLSAAGVEYRARKPQGHQH; from the coding sequence ATGGTTTCACGCAGAAATTTCCTGGCCAGCGCCGCCACGATGGTGGGCGCAGGCGTTGTCACCCGTGTTGGCGCGGCTTCCCTGCCGGAAGCGGTCATCATGGAGACCGCCGCCACCCAGGCGCCGCTGGCGCCACCGAACGGCCGGCCCTACCATCCGGTCGTCACGCTTAATGGCTGGTCGCTGCCCTGGAGGATGAACAACAGCGTCAAGGAATTCCATCTGGTCGCCGAGCCGGTGGTGCGCGAGTTTGCGCCGGGCATGAAGGCCAATCTCTGGGGTTATAACGGCCAGTCGCCAGGGCCGACGATTGAAGTCGTGGAAGGCGACCAGGTGCGCATCTTTGTCACCAACAAGCTGCCGGAAGAGCACAGCATCCACTGGCATGGCCAGCGGCTGCCCAACGGCATGGACGGCGTGACCGGCCTGACGCAGCCCGGCATCCCGCCCGGCAAGACCTTTGTCTATGAGTTCACTGCCAAGCGCCCGGGCACCTTCATGTATCACCCGCATGCCGATGAAATGGTGCAGATGGCAATGGGGCTGATGGGCTTCTGGGTCACGCATCCGAAGAATCCCGACTTCATGCGGGTGGACCGTGACTTTGTCTTCCTGCTCGGTAATTACGACATCCAGCCGGGCAGCTATACGCCCAAGGTCAGCACCATGCTGGACTTCAACCTGTGGACCATCAACACCCGGGTCTTCCCGGGCGTAGACTCGATGAATGTGCGGCAGGGCGACCGGGTGCGCATCCGCATGGGCAACCTGACCATGACCAACCACCCGTTCCATCTGCATGGCCATGAATTCGCCGTCACGGGCACGGATGGCGGATGGATACGGCCGGAAGCGCGCTTTCCGGAAGTCACGATGGATATCGGCGTGGGTCAGATGCGTGCCCTCGAATTCATTGCGGACGAGCCTGGCGACTGGCCCTTTCACTGTCACAAGTCGCACCACACGATGAATGCGATGGGCCATAACATCCCGACCATGATAGGCGTGGACCAGAAGGGCATCGCCGAAAAGATCAACCGCCTGGTGCCGGACTACATGGCGATGGGGGAACGCGGCGGCGCCATGGGCAGCATGGAAATGCCGCTGCCGGACAATACCCTGCCAATGGCCACCGGCGAAGGCCCGTTCGGCAATATCGAGATGGGCGGCATGTTCACTACCGTGAAGGTGCGCAAGGAACAGAAGCCTGGTGACTATTCCGACCCCGGCTGGTACAAGCATCCTAAGGGGTCCGTGGCCTACGAATGGACCGGGAACGTCCCGGCTGCGACCAGGGCGCCGGGAGCCAGTCTCTCCGCTGCCGGCGTCGAATACCGGGCCAGGAAGCCACAGGGCCATCAACACTGA
- a CDS encoding nitronate monooxygenase family protein codes for MKTRITELFGIERPIIQGGMHYVGFAELAAAVSNAGGLGIITGLTQPSGKHLAEEIRRAQAMTDKPIGVNLTFLPAVTPPDYPGYIDAIINAGVKVVETAGNNPAKWLPRLQDAGIKVIHKCTSVRHALKAESIGCDAVSVDGFECGGHPGEDDVPNMILLPRAADELKIPFVASGGMADGRSLVAALAMGADGMNMGTRFIATQEAPVHQNVKDAILKASELDTRLVMRPLRNTERVLVNAGVERLLEKERALGDRIEFKDILPEVAGVYPRIMREGQMDAGAWSCGMVAGLIDDIPTVQALLDRIMAQAEAIIRQRLAGMLD; via the coding sequence ATGAAAACGAGAATCACCGAATTGTTCGGCATCGAGCGTCCGATTATCCAGGGCGGCATGCATTATGTCGGCTTTGCCGAATTGGCGGCAGCGGTGTCGAATGCCGGCGGCCTGGGCATCATCACCGGGCTGACCCAGCCCAGTGGCAAGCATCTGGCCGAAGAGATCCGGCGTGCCCAGGCAATGACGGACAAGCCCATCGGCGTCAATCTCACTTTCCTGCCGGCGGTGACGCCGCCCGACTATCCCGGCTACATCGACGCCATCATCAATGCCGGCGTCAAGGTGGTTGAAACCGCCGGCAACAATCCGGCGAAATGGCTGCCGCGGCTGCAGGACGCCGGCATCAAGGTGATCCACAAGTGCACCTCGGTCAGGCATGCGCTGAAAGCCGAATCGATAGGCTGCGACGCGGTCAGCGTCGACGGCTTCGAATGCGGCGGGCATCCTGGCGAGGATGACGTGCCCAACATGATCCTGCTGCCCCGCGCCGCCGACGAACTGAAGATCCCCTTCGTTGCCTCGGGCGGCATGGCCGACGGTCGCTCACTGGTGGCGGCGCTGGCCATGGGCGCCGACGGCATGAACATGGGCACCCGTTTCATCGCCACCCAGGAAGCGCCGGTGCATCAGAACGTGAAGGACGCCATCCTGAAAGCCAGCGAGCTCGACACCCGCCTGGTCATGCGCCCGCTGCGCAACACCGAACGGGTACTGGTGAATGCGGGCGTGGAGCGCCTGCTGGAAAAGGAGCGCGCGCTGGGCGACAGGATCGAGTTCAAGGACATCCTGCCCGAAGTGGCCGGCGTCTATCCCCGCATCATGCGCGAAGGCCAGATGGATGCCGGCGCCTGGAGCTGCGGCATGGTGGCCGGCCTGATCGACGATATTCCCACAGTGCAGGCGCTGCTCGACAGGATCATGGCGCAGGCCGAGGCCATCATCCGCCAGCGCCTGGCGGGCATGCTGGACTGA
- a CDS encoding CopD family protein, which produces MGVLACRLWLIGQAAPWQQAVARRLSRAMLAGLAVCTAAVFLSLWTESAIMGDVAWLDAWPVCMQMITATHYGHAGAAALALLVVAMLAHPFLYRRGLDRHYVAGMGGLLMSVAAARVVIGHGYEQGPFSVAALAQWLHLLCMALWAGIVFVAGGLVLPRVLLMEPAPSTARAAYLGAMSKWATAALAGVLATGACNAWRLLDGPGDLVSVAYGQVLLAKLLLVAIAIGLGGYNRFLGLPASLAASSLQAAQRGLRNVIAVLRIEAIALLLALVAAAILVTNAPPGH; this is translated from the coding sequence ATGGGCGTGCTGGCATGCCGGCTCTGGCTGATCGGGCAGGCAGCGCCGTGGCAGCAGGCAGTCGCCAGGCGCCTGTCCCGGGCGATGCTCGCGGGATTGGCTGTTTGCACCGCCGCCGTCTTCCTGTCCTTGTGGACGGAGTCCGCCATCATGGGCGACGTCGCCTGGCTCGATGCCTGGCCTGTCTGCATGCAGATGATTACCGCGACCCACTATGGCCACGCCGGTGCCGCAGCCCTGGCCCTGCTTGTCGTTGCCATGCTGGCGCATCCGTTTCTGTACCGACGCGGCTTGGACAGGCACTATGTGGCAGGCATGGGCGGCCTGCTGATGTCGGTGGCGGCAGCGCGGGTGGTAATCGGCCATGGGTACGAGCAGGGTCCGTTCAGTGTCGCGGCATTAGCGCAGTGGCTGCACCTTTTATGCATGGCGTTATGGGCCGGCATCGTGTTCGTCGCCGGCGGGCTGGTGCTTCCCCGGGTGCTGCTGATGGAACCGGCGCCATCCACGGCGCGCGCCGCGTACCTGGGCGCCATGTCGAAGTGGGCGACTGCGGCCCTGGCAGGTGTCCTGGCAACCGGCGCCTGTAACGCCTGGCGCCTTCTCGACGGTCCCGGGGACCTTGTCAGCGTGGCTTATGGGCAGGTGCTGCTGGCGAAGCTTCTGCTGGTAGCGATTGCAATCGGGCTTGGCGGCTACAACAGGTTCCTCGGCCTGCCGGCATCGCTCGCGGCAAGTTCTCTGCAGGCAGCGCAGCGAGGGCTGCGCAACGTGATCGCGGTGCTGAGAATCGAAGCCATTGCGCTTCTGCTTGCTCTGGTGGCAGCAGCGATCCTCGTCACCAACGCGCCGCCTGGTCATTGA
- a CDS encoding heavy-metal-associated domain-containing protein has product MYELQVESMNCGGCVRSVTRSVKSIDSKARVDVDLAAKMVRIASEASLDAVKSAITEAGYPVTASAAV; this is encoded by the coding sequence ATGTATGAACTGCAAGTGGAAAGCATGAACTGCGGCGGCTGCGTCAGAAGCGTGACCAGGTCTGTGAAATCGATCGACAGCAAGGCAAGAGTCGATGTCGACCTGGCTGCCAAAATGGTCCGGATCGCATCCGAGGCCAGCCTGGATGCCGTGAAATCAGCAATTACTGAAGCCGGTTACCCGGTGACGGCCAGCGCCGCCGTATGA
- a CDS encoding phytanoyl-CoA dioxygenase family protein: protein MSAQPQANSSQFDDADILGGLYGAGIIACKGGFERAWVQRLREDVDALFAEALQRPGGALNRGPNRYYVEVHPERLRGFVDIATHPWIVAVSQAVLGPDYRIVEIGFDVPGPGAANQPWHRDFPTPEATARGRRLNSLAFNMTLVDVTEEMGPLEIAPGTQWDDINGCSDASGMFPDQALYPRYEARMQRKMPAMGDISARSALTIHRGTANRSNASRPILVLGVDAPDAGNAARHDLQVTHAYWEALPQQVQQHLTCRVVETLEPIVQLHTIEGLKMGV from the coding sequence ATGAGCGCCCAGCCGCAAGCCAATTCCAGTCAGTTCGATGATGCTGACATCCTTGGCGGCCTTTACGGCGCCGGCATCATCGCTTGCAAGGGCGGATTCGAGCGGGCCTGGGTGCAGCGCCTGCGCGAGGATGTCGACGCGCTTTTTGCCGAGGCGCTGCAGCGCCCCGGCGGCGCGCTCAACCGCGGGCCGAATCGCTATTACGTGGAGGTGCATCCGGAACGGCTGCGCGGCTTTGTCGATATCGCCACCCATCCGTGGATCGTCGCGGTCAGCCAGGCGGTGCTTGGCCCGGACTACCGGATTGTCGAGATCGGCTTCGATGTGCCGGGACCGGGTGCGGCCAACCAGCCCTGGCATCGCGACTTCCCGACGCCGGAAGCCACGGCGCGCGGCCGCCGGCTCAACTCGCTGGCCTTCAACATGACGCTGGTGGATGTGACTGAGGAGATGGGGCCGCTGGAGATCGCGCCAGGCACCCAGTGGGACGACATCAACGGGTGCAGCGACGCCAGCGGCATGTTTCCCGACCAGGCACTTTATCCCCGTTATGAAGCGCGGATGCAGCGCAAGATGCCGGCCATGGGCGACATCTCGGCGCGCTCAGCGCTGACCATCCACCGAGGCACCGCGAACCGCTCCAATGCGTCGCGTCCCATCCTGGTGCTGGGCGTGGATGCGCCCGACGCCGGCAATGCGGCGCGCCATGATCTTCAGGTGACACATGCCTACTGGGAAGCCCTGCCGCAGCAGGTACAGCAGCATCTGACCTGCCGGGTGGTAGAAACGCTGGAGCCCATTGTGCAGTTGCACACGATCGAGGGATTGAAGATGGGGGTCTGA
- the cueR gene encoding Cu(I)-responsive transcriptional regulator, producing the protein MNIGQAAEASGVTAKMIRYYESIGLISAASRTDAGYRQYTDRNVQTLRFIKRSRELGFSLERIRTLLGLWEDRGRKSADVKKLARQYIAELDRDIEKLQTIRNELQNLANSCHGDLRPDCPILDELATAQHGCH; encoded by the coding sequence ATGAATATAGGACAGGCGGCAGAAGCCTCTGGCGTCACTGCAAAGATGATTCGGTATTACGAGAGCATCGGCCTGATATCGGCTGCAAGCAGAACCGATGCGGGCTACCGGCAATACACTGACAGGAACGTGCAGACGCTGCGCTTCATCAAGCGCTCGCGCGAGCTGGGCTTTTCCCTCGAGCGCATCAGGACCCTGCTCGGCCTCTGGGAAGACCGCGGCCGCAAGAGCGCCGATGTAAAGAAGCTGGCGCGTCAGTACATTGCCGAACTGGACCGGGATATCGAAAAGCTGCAGACGATACGCAATGAGCTGCAGAACCTGGCCAACAGCTGCCACGGCGACCTTCGTCCGGACTGCCCGATTCTGGATGAGCTGGCGACCGCGCAGCATGGCTGCCATTGA
- a CDS encoding copper-binding protein: MKTVVQAAFLAALAVSSLSTSHAQPAEPGTTAADTMSAGEIKKVDKAAGKITIKHGPLSNIGMDAMTMVFRVKDPSMLDQVKAGDHIRFIAEQPNGQLTVTQMEKQQ, encoded by the coding sequence ATGAAAACAGTGGTACAAGCAGCATTTCTGGCGGCACTCGCTGTGTCGTCGCTATCGACAAGCCATGCGCAGCCCGCTGAACCCGGGACGACCGCAGCCGACACGATGTCTGCCGGCGAGATAAAGAAGGTCGACAAGGCCGCCGGCAAGATCACCATCAAGCACGGCCCACTGAGCAACATCGGCATGGACGCGATGACCATGGTGTTTCGCGTCAAGGACCCGTCCATGCTGGACCAGGTGAAGGCGGGCGACCATATCCGCTTCATCGCTGAACAGCCGAATGGCCAGCTCACTGTGACGCAGATGGAAAAGCAGCAATAG
- the copC gene encoding copper homeostasis periplasmic binding protein CopC, whose product MKLPRIGITAMLLAAMAMHGTVRAHATLQGATPAKDAVVAAPTEITLQFNEKLEGAFSSARVIDSAGKAVGTDKAALDPANPAILKLAVPALAAGKYRVEYTVVGHDGHRRKGDYAFTVK is encoded by the coding sequence ATGAAGCTGCCACGAATCGGCATCACGGCGATGCTGCTCGCCGCCATGGCCATGCACGGTACGGTCCGGGCACATGCCACCCTGCAGGGCGCCACGCCCGCGAAGGATGCCGTTGTCGCCGCGCCGACGGAAATCACGCTCCAGTTCAATGAAAAGCTGGAAGGCGCCTTCAGCAGCGCCAGGGTGATCGACAGCGCCGGCAAGGCAGTTGGCACGGACAAGGCCGCCCTGGATCCCGCCAACCCGGCCATTCTGAAGCTGGCCGTGCCGGCGCTTGCAGCAGGAAAATACAGGGTCGAATACACCGTCGTTGGCCATGACGGCCACCGGCGCAAGGGCGACTATGCCTTTACCGTAAAGTAA
- a CDS encoding heavy metal translocating P-type ATPase, whose translation MDTAVKPAVAPIDLSFSVEGMTCASCVARVEKALKAVPGVESASVNLATEKATVRASPALPVDALSAAVDKAGYNIPSNTVSLTISGMTCASCVGRVEKALKKVPGVTGASVNLATEKAQVTSVGVPIETLLATVRKAGYEAAPVSSNGVSASKAEAVLPGWWPVAVAALLSAPLVAPMLVMPFGVHWALPGWLQLALATPVQFWLGARFYKAGWKAVLARSGNMDLLVALGTSAAYALSLYLLLGHGDHAGMGHLYFESSAVVITLVLLGKWLEARAKHQTVAALRALESLKATTAIIRRNGREDEIPVSQVRVGDMIVVRPGDRVPVDGEVTEGSSHLDESLLTGESLPVTRNVGDTVTGGAVNADGMLVVKATAVGGDTMLSHIIRLVEDAQAVKAPIQRLVDKVSAVFVPVVLLISLVTLLGWGLMTGDWQQALLNAVAVQVIACPCALGLATPTSIMAGTGVAARYGILIKDAEALETAHAVNVVAFDKTGTLTEGKPAVVAVEAGSRSWHALLEMARAVQQYSEHPLARAVQAEAIRRGIALRPATAAQALAGRGVRADVDGATVHLGNKRLMHEIGLDTAAMEEAAAQHESAGRTVSWLAIRGHGATELAGLLAFGDTLKPSARAAVQRLRAIGVASVMLTGDNPGSARAVASAVGISDFRAEVLPGDKADVVAALKKDGKTVAMVGDGINDAPALAAADVGIAMSTGTDVAMHTAGITLMRGEPTLVAEAIDISKKTYRKIQQNLGWAFIYNIVGIPLAALGYLNPVIAGAAMAFSSVSVVSNALLLRRWKPAFIEGERQ comes from the coding sequence ATGGATACCGCCGTCAAACCTGCCGTTGCGCCGATCGACCTGAGCTTCAGCGTAGAAGGCATGACCTGCGCTTCCTGCGTTGCGCGCGTCGAGAAAGCCCTGAAGGCCGTTCCCGGCGTGGAGAGCGCTTCGGTCAACCTTGCCACCGAAAAGGCGACGGTGCGCGCCAGTCCCGCGCTCCCGGTCGATGCGCTTTCGGCTGCGGTCGACAAGGCGGGCTACAACATCCCGAGCAATACGGTGTCGCTTACGATCTCCGGGATGACCTGCGCTTCCTGTGTCGGGCGTGTCGAGAAGGCATTGAAGAAAGTGCCTGGCGTGACTGGCGCCTCGGTCAACCTGGCTACCGAGAAGGCCCAGGTCACCTCGGTTGGCGTGCCAATTGAAACGCTGCTGGCCACGGTTCGGAAGGCTGGCTATGAGGCTGCGCCGGTGTCCAGTAACGGCGTGTCTGCAAGCAAGGCGGAAGCCGTTCTGCCTGGCTGGTGGCCGGTTGCCGTGGCTGCACTGCTCAGTGCGCCGCTGGTTGCGCCCATGCTGGTCATGCCATTCGGCGTTCACTGGGCATTGCCGGGATGGCTGCAGCTTGCATTGGCAACGCCAGTGCAGTTCTGGCTTGGCGCCCGCTTCTACAAGGCGGGCTGGAAAGCCGTGCTGGCACGCTCCGGCAACATGGACCTGCTCGTTGCGCTGGGCACTAGCGCTGCCTATGCGCTGTCGCTGTATCTGCTTCTCGGGCACGGCGACCATGCAGGCATGGGCCATCTGTATTTCGAGTCTTCCGCCGTGGTCATCACGCTGGTGCTGCTCGGCAAATGGCTGGAGGCACGGGCCAAGCATCAGACTGTCGCCGCGCTGCGCGCGCTGGAGTCCCTGAAAGCCACCACGGCGATCATCCGGCGCAATGGCCGGGAAGACGAGATTCCGGTATCGCAGGTGCGCGTCGGCGACATGATCGTGGTGCGCCCCGGTGACCGGGTGCCGGTGGATGGCGAAGTGACCGAGGGCAGCAGCCACCTGGATGAATCCCTGCTGACTGGCGAAAGCCTGCCGGTGACCAGGAACGTGGGCGACACCGTCACCGGCGGCGCAGTCAATGCGGACGGCATGCTGGTGGTGAAGGCCACCGCGGTCGGCGGCGATACGATGCTGTCGCACATCATCAGGCTGGTGGAGGATGCGCAGGCGGTCAAGGCGCCAATCCAGCGCCTGGTCGACAAGGTCAGCGCCGTCTTCGTGCCGGTGGTATTGCTGATCTCCCTGGTCACCCTGCTTGGTTGGGGACTGATGACCGGCGACTGGCAGCAGGCCCTGCTTAACGCCGTGGCGGTGCAGGTCATTGCCTGCCCCTGCGCGCTCGGCCTGGCCACACCGACTTCCATCATGGCGGGAACCGGCGTGGCGGCAAGGTACGGCATCCTGATCAAGGACGCCGAAGCGCTGGAAACCGCGCATGCGGTCAATGTCGTTGCCTTCGACAAGACCGGCACGCTGACCGAAGGCAAGCCGGCGGTAGTGGCGGTCGAGGCCGGCTCCCGCTCCTGGCACGCGCTGCTGGAAATGGCCCGCGCCGTGCAGCAGTACAGCGAGCATCCGCTGGCCAGGGCCGTGCAGGCTGAGGCCATCAGGCGCGGCATTGCCCTGCGGCCGGCCACGGCTGCCCAGGCGCTTGCAGGCCGTGGCGTGCGCGCCGATGTCGATGGCGCCACCGTCCACCTGGGCAACAAGCGCCTGATGCATGAGATCGGCCTCGATACGGCTGCAATGGAAGAAGCGGCCGCACAGCACGAGAGCGCCGGGCGCACAGTGTCATGGCTGGCGATACGGGGCCATGGCGCCACCGAACTGGCCGGCCTGCTGGCCTTCGGCGACACCCTGAAGCCATCCGCCAGGGCGGCCGTGCAGCGCCTGCGGGCAATCGGCGTGGCATCCGTCATGCTGACAGGCGACAATCCGGGCAGCGCACGCGCCGTGGCCTCGGCCGTGGGCATCAGCGACTTCCGCGCCGAGGTGCTGCCTGGCGACAAGGCCGATGTGGTCGCCGCCCTGAAGAAGGATGGCAAGACGGTCGCCATGGTCGGCGACGGCATCAACGACGCGCCGGCGCTGGCTGCCGCGGACGTGGGCATTGCGATGTCGACCGGAACCGATGTGGCCATGCATACGGCCGGCATTACCCTGATGCGCGGCGAGCCAACCCTGGTGGCGGAAGCGATCGACATCTCGAAGAAGACCTATCGCAAGATCCAGCAGAATCTGGGATGGGCTTTCATCTACAACATCGTGGGCATTCCGCTGGCTGCCCTTGGCTACCTAAACCCGGTGATCGCTGGCGCCGCCATGGCATTCTCCAGCGTGTCCGTGGTGTCGAACGCCTTGCTGCTCAGGCGCTGGAAGCCGGCATTCATCGAAGGAGAACGGCAATGA
- a CDS encoding TolC family protein, giving the protein MSTNRNAARMKPLAIAFSSLLLAGCASFSSDGGLDTVSAFTRERTGQAVQRDSSAEDTAASASAVKQFLTQPLTPDAAVRIALANNKGLQAAFAELGIAEANLVQAGRLRNPGFSFGRIRGGDNIDIDRSILFDFVGLLTLPLRTGIESRRFEQAKLQAAAQAVQLATDTRKAYFNAVGAQQALHYAGQVTTAAEASAELAQRMSRVGNWSRLDQAREQAFYADATTQLARARHNAVAAREQLTRLLGLWGSALDYAIPERLPELPERLTDANDIEAQAMRQRLDVQIARQGASATASALGLTRATGFINVLELGYANKSQTGEPRQNGYEIELALPVFDWGTARRARAEAIYMQSLQRTADTAIRARSEVREAYSAYRTRHDIARHYLDEVVPLRKRISDEVLLRYNGMLASVFELLTDSRAQVSSVNAAIEAQRDFWIAETNLQAAINGNGSGGGSTEIRGQAVAEAQPQH; this is encoded by the coding sequence ATGTCGACAAACCGCAATGCAGCGCGCATGAAGCCGCTCGCCATCGCGTTTTCAAGCCTGCTTCTGGCAGGCTGCGCGAGCTTTTCCAGCGACGGTGGCCTGGACACCGTATCCGCGTTCACCAGGGAACGCACAGGCCAGGCCGTGCAGCGTGACAGCTCAGCCGAAGATACCGCCGCAAGCGCCTCGGCCGTGAAGCAGTTTCTGACACAACCCCTGACGCCAGACGCCGCAGTGCGGATTGCCCTGGCCAACAACAAGGGGCTGCAGGCGGCATTCGCCGAACTCGGCATTGCCGAAGCGAACCTGGTGCAGGCGGGGCGCCTGCGCAACCCCGGCTTTTCCTTCGGCCGGATACGCGGCGGCGACAATATCGACATCGATCGCAGCATTTTGTTCGACTTCGTCGGGCTGCTGACACTGCCGCTACGCACCGGCATCGAAAGCCGGCGCTTCGAGCAGGCCAAGCTCCAGGCCGCCGCGCAGGCGGTTCAGCTGGCCACCGACACCCGTAAAGCCTACTTCAACGCCGTCGGCGCGCAGCAGGCGCTGCACTATGCCGGGCAAGTCACTACCGCGGCCGAAGCCAGCGCAGAGCTAGCGCAGCGGATGAGCAGGGTCGGCAACTGGAGCCGGCTGGACCAGGCCCGCGAGCAGGCCTTCTATGCGGATGCCACTACCCAGCTTGCACGCGCCAGGCATAACGCCGTGGCGGCGCGGGAACAGCTGACCCGCCTTCTCGGCCTGTGGGGCAGCGCGCTGGACTACGCCATCCCGGAGCGCCTTCCTGAGCTGCCGGAGAGGCTGACCGACGCCAACGACATCGAGGCACAGGCGATGCGGCAGCGGCTGGATGTGCAGATCGCCAGGCAGGGCGCATCGGCCACGGCCAGCGCGCTGGGCCTGACCCGCGCAACCGGCTTCATCAATGTGCTGGAGCTAGGCTATGCCAACAAGAGCCAGACCGGCGAGCCACGACAGAACGGCTATGAAATCGAACTGGCGCTGCCCGTGTTCGACTGGGGCACCGCGCGCCGCGCCCGGGCCGAGGCGATCTACATGCAGTCGTTGCAGCGAACCGCGGATACCGCAATCCGGGCGCGCTCGGAGGTCAGGGAAGCCTACTCTGCCTACCGCACCCGGCATGACATCGCCAGGCATTACCTCGATGAAGTGGTGCCGCTGCGCAAGCGGATTTCCGATGAGGTGCTGCTTCGCTATAACGGCATGCTTGCCAGCGTGTTCGAGCTGCTGACCGACTCGCGCGCACAGGTCAGCAGCGTCAATGCTGCCATCGAAGCGCAACGGGACTTCTGGATCGCCGAGACCAACCTGCAGGCAGCCATCAATGGCAACGGCAGCGGTGGCGGCTCGACCGAGATACGCGGCCAGGCAGTCGCTGAAGCGCAGCCGCAACATTAA
- the fahA gene encoding fumarylacetoacetase: protein MINLNETHNPALRSWVASANLPVSDFRIQNLPFAVFRRKGSGEAFRGGVAIGDQILDLAAAAGTAVFSGDAAVALQAGGEDKLNALMALGAGKWSALRLALSRALREGAAEQSKLEACLVPQAQAEYDVPARIGDYTDFYTSVHHATNIGKQFRPDNPLLPNYKWVPIGYHGRASSIGISGRAFPRPVGQTVPPGATEPTVGPCQRLDIELELGIFVGIGNSQGERIAMNEAEEHVFGICLLNDWSARDIQAWEYQPLGPFLSKNFATTISPWIVTLEALAPYRLPFERPAGEPQPLPYLDSEDNRRAGAFDIQLQVGIQTPTMRKAGQGDATICRTSYRHAYWTVAQMVAHHTVNGCNLQPGDLFGSGTLSGPTLDQAGALVELTVGGKQPLQLPNGEARTYLQDEDAVVLRGWCEKAGAARIGFGECWGTVLPANV, encoded by the coding sequence ATGATCAATCTGAATGAAACCCACAACCCGGCACTGCGCAGCTGGGTTGCCTCCGCCAACCTGCCGGTCTCGGACTTCCGGATCCAGAACCTGCCTTTCGCGGTATTTCGCCGCAAGGGCAGCGGCGAAGCCTTCCGCGGCGGCGTGGCCATCGGCGACCAGATCCTCGACCTGGCCGCCGCTGCCGGCACCGCCGTCTTCAGCGGCGACGCCGCAGTGGCGCTGCAGGCCGGCGGCGAGGACAAGCTCAATGCCCTGATGGCGCTAGGCGCCGGCAAATGGAGCGCACTGCGCCTGGCGCTGTCGCGCGCCCTGCGCGAGGGCGCTGCGGAGCAATCCAAGCTGGAAGCCTGCCTGGTGCCGCAGGCGCAAGCCGAATACGACGTGCCGGCACGCATCGGCGACTACACCGACTTCTACACCTCGGTTCATCACGCCACCAATATCGGCAAGCAGTTCCGGCCGGACAATCCGCTGCTGCCCAACTACAAGTGGGTGCCGATCGGCTACCACGGTCGTGCCTCCAGCATTGGCATTTCCGGGCGCGCCTTTCCCCGCCCGGTGGGACAGACCGTGCCGCCCGGTGCGACCGAGCCAACGGTAGGTCCTTGCCAGCGGCTTGATATCGAACTGGAACTGGGCATCTTCGTCGGCATCGGCAACAGCCAGGGCGAGCGTATTGCGATGAATGAGGCAGAGGAGCATGTGTTTGGGATCTGCCTGCTCAACGACTGGTCCGCGCGCGACATCCAGGCCTGGGAGTACCAGCCGCTCGGCCCCTTCCTGTCGAAGAATTTCGCCACCACTATCTCGCCGTGGATCGTGACGCTGGAGGCGCTGGCGCCTTACCGCCTGCCGTTCGAGCGGCCGGCCGGAGAGCCGCAGCCCTTGCCTTACCTGGACTCGGAAGACAACCGCCGCGCCGGCGCATTCGATATCCAGCTTCAGGTCGGCATCCAGACGCCAACAATGCGCAAGGCCGGGCAGGGCGACGCCACCATCTGCCGCACCAGCTACCGCCATGCCTACTGGACAGTGGCGCAAATGGTGGCGCATCACACCGTGAATGGTTGCAACCTGCAGCCTGGCGACCTGTTCGGCAGCGGCACCCTGTCGGGACCGACGCTGGACCAGGCTGGCGCGCTGGTGGAGCTGACAGTCGGCGGCAAGCAGCCGCTGCAGTTGCCCAACGGCGAGGCACGCACCTACCTGCAGGACGAGGATGCCGTCGTGCTGCGTGGCTGGTGTGAAAAGGCCGGCGCGGCGCGCATCGGCTTTGGGGAATGTTGGGGGACGGTTCTGCCGGCCAATGTATAG